The proteins below are encoded in one region of Bacteriovorax sp. Seq25_V:
- a CDS encoding NUDIX domain-containing protein, with translation MRKFISFAMPIRTSREGITFYFQERKEAGALDGKLEFPGGKIEINESPVEACIREFEEEVGPRIAEPRFLQFSIDQFDYEDRQVQLYSFYLEVTDEDQFTDSLISKFIPFEMMKNEVIKLNLLDANFSIVMKFLEFKKSNIIGA, from the coding sequence ATGCGAAAATTTATCTCATTTGCCATGCCAATAAGAACTTCAAGAGAGGGGATAACGTTCTATTTTCAAGAGCGTAAAGAGGCTGGTGCACTTGATGGGAAGCTTGAGTTTCCAGGGGGGAAAATTGAGATAAATGAGAGCCCAGTTGAGGCCTGTATTCGCGAATTTGAAGAGGAAGTTGGTCCTAGAATTGCCGAGCCTCGCTTTCTTCAATTCTCAATAGATCAATTTGACTATGAAGACCGCCAGGTTCAACTATATTCCTTTTATTTAGAAGTAACTGATGAAGATCAGTTTACAGATAGCTTGATCTCAAAATTCATTCCTTTTGAAATGATGAAAAATGAGGTAATTAAATTAAATCTTCTTGATGCAAATTTTAGTATTGTGATGAAATTCTTGGAATTCAAGAAAAGTAATATAATAGGTGCTTAA